ACTGTTTCATCAAGTAATATAGCAGCAAAAAATCTTTATCAATCATTTGGTTTCAAAACATTTGGTATTGATAAAAAGGCATTAAAAGTTAAAGAAACTTATTATGATGAAGAACTTATGGTACTATATTTGTAATACAACGGCGGATTATGTCATGCAGATGCAAAAGAACAACTAACAGATTGGTTACATAGTGCAAAGTAGCCATACAACTTTTAAATAAAGAAATACTCTGGAAACACACTTGGATGGTGGCAACATGACTGAAAAGAAAAAAATACAAGAAGCAGACTTATATAAACCAATCCAACATTATTTTACCCGTGAAGGATTTGACGTTTATGGTGAAGTAAAGGATTGCGATATTGCGGCAGTAAAAGATGACGAGCTTATCGTGGTGGAACTAAAGCTTAATTTAAGTATTGAGTTATTAATTCAAGCAACTAAGCGGCAGCGCTTAACGGACCAAGTGTATATTGCTATTCCGAAGCCTCGCTATAATAAGCGGTCGAAGCGATGGTCTGATCTATGTCATCTTGTAAAAAGACTGGAGCTTGGTCTGATTATCGTATCATTCACTGGAAATCGAAAGAGAATGGAGATGATTTTCCATCCAACTACATATAGTAAACAACGTAAACAGCAAAAATGGAAACGAGATTCAGTCCTTAAAGAGATAAATGGAAGAAGTGCTGATTATAATATTGGGGGGAGCAGTCGAACGAAAATTATGACTGCCTACAAAGAAAATTGCATTCAAATCGCATGTTATTTAATTGAATTTGGTGAACTCTCTCCAAAAAAGTTAGTGCAATTAGGAACAGGTACAAAAACATCCTCCATCTTAACCAAAAACTTTTATGGGTGGTTTCATCGAGTGAAAAGAGGCATCTATACCATAACTGACAAAGGAAAGCTTGAAATAAAAGAGTTTCCTGAATTACTAGATTATTATTTAGATAAAGTAAAAGAATCAGAATAATGGTGGAATTTAGATGTTATTACACCTAAACAGCTCCAACAAAGAAGTGATGATTGGCTCGATGAAACAACTCCTTTTTGGAATAATTTGACCGCAAATAATTATTATAAATGGTTCCAAGTTTTTGAGGATGAATTAAACCATCGTCGACAAATAAGAATGATTCGAAAAAGATTTATTGAGTAGATTTTTATGGTTCTAGCTTGACTTTCTTTTTCAAGCTGGTTTTTACAGTGATAAAAATCACATTTAAAAAATTTGTAAAGTGATATATTTTATAGTTAGAGTAGGAACAAGTTCCATATAGGAATGACCCCCTATTTATTTACTCTCTTTAACGTAATAAACTATACCTACAACAGGTTTCTTTCATGTATTGGAGTTATTATGAAAATTAAAAATAGAAAAGTTAGACTTTCAACTTTATTAACAGGACTTGTAGCTGGTTCTGTTATTTTGACTACAGTCATATTATTGTTAGCTTCCTATCAATCTGAAAAAGAATCTCTGACTAACGCCTATCTAAATCTTAATTACTCAAAGTCAAGTAAGATGAGTAGATCGGTTGATTCGTTGTTTAAGTCAATGAGAATGAGTTTAGAAGAAACAGCGATTTTTTTGTCTGAAAACGATGATTTTAAAGATGATGAAATTCAAAATTACTTTGAGCTTTTACGTAATAATAGCAGATACTTCAATTCATTATCTTGGATCGATGGAAGTGGTGTTGTTAGAAGTATAGCCCCTATTTCGGTAGGTCTAAGAGGTGAAATTCTTAGTTCAGGTGAGACAAGAAAAATTGTTGATTCAAAAAAACAAACGGTATCTCAGCCATATATTGCTCCTTCTGGACGTTTAATTGTCCTGCTTGCACATCCTTTATATGATCAGAATAATCACTTTAAAGGTATGATCGGGGGATCTATTTATCTTCAGGAACAAAACGTGCTTAACGAGATTCTTGGCAACGATATCATTGATGAAAACGGTTCATATTATTATGTTGTTGGGCCAGAAGGGAAGATTTTATTTCATCCTGACAAAAAACGAATTGGCGAAGATGTATCAGGAAATCCTATTATCGGTAAAATCATGCAAGGTAAAAGTGGAAAGGAAATTGTCACAAATACAATAGGCGTCACGATGTTAGCGGCATACACTGTTGTTCCAGAAACAGGATGGGGAGTTGTTCAGCAAACACCTGTTACTTTTATCTATGAATCATTGTATGATCACCTAAAAAAATTACTAATATATATTCTTATTCCTTTTGTTATTTTGCTTGTATTTTCAATTTTTATTGCCAGAAAATTAGCAAAGCCGTTTTTTGATCTTTCTAACGTTGTAAACCAAATTTCTTCCGGTAAATTAGTGAGTATTCCCCCTATGAAATCACATTGGAACAGAGAAGCAGATTTATTAACAAAAAGTGTGACAATGGCGATAGAAGGAATGCAAGATAAACATCAACAACTTTCTTACGAAGCAACAACCGATTCTCTAACAAATACTTCAAATCGCCGCCTGCTTGATGAGGTTATGAAAGAATGGGTAACAAACAACAAACCTTTTACACTCATCGCTTTCGATATTGATAATTTTAAAAAAGTAAATGATACGTTTGGACATCAAGCTGGAGATCAAGTACTGCAATTTTTAGTGAAATATGTACAAATGATGATTAGAAAAAACGATTTGCTGTTTCGGTACGGCGGGGAAGAGTTTGTCCTATTAATTCCGGATGTTACATCAACTATTGCTTATTCAATCGCGGAAAAAATTCGGATATGCATAGAAAATACAGTTTCTCCAATCGGAAAACCTATTACAATATCTATAGGCATAGCCGAATTTCCATCACACACAAAACAACAGGATAAATTATTCGACTTAGCCGACCAAGCTTTATATGTGTCAAAATCACAAGGGAAAAATAGGTCGACTATTTGGAATGAAAACTTATAAATGATCTCATATTTTTATTAGGAGTTTTATATACATTAGGTATCACTGGTGTGTAAAATATGCATCTAGATGGCAAGAAAATATAATAAAAACCTGGATGGAAATCAACTTACCTTCCAGGTTTTTCATATGCACTAATTAAATGTCCAAATATTATTTAAAGTGAAATTTATGAGTGGGA
This genomic stretch from Metabacillus sp. B2-18 harbors:
- a CDS encoding sensor domain-containing diguanylate cyclase, with the translated sequence MKIKNRKVRLSTLLTGLVAGSVILTTVILLLASYQSEKESLTNAYLNLNYSKSSKMSRSVDSLFKSMRMSLEETAIFLSENDDFKDDEIQNYFELLRNNSRYFNSLSWIDGSGVVRSIAPISVGLRGEILSSGETRKIVDSKKQTVSQPYIAPSGRLIVLLAHPLYDQNNHFKGMIGGSIYLQEQNVLNEILGNDIIDENGSYYYVVGPEGKILFHPDKKRIGEDVSGNPIIGKIMQGKSGKEIVTNTIGVTMLAAYTVVPETGWGVVQQTPVTFIYESLYDHLKKLLIYILIPFVILLVFSIFIARKLAKPFFDLSNVVNQISSGKLVSIPPMKSHWNREADLLTKSVTMAIEGMQDKHQQLSYEATTDSLTNTSNRRLLDEVMKEWVTNNKPFTLIAFDIDNFKKVNDTFGHQAGDQVLQFLVKYVQMMIRKNDLLFRYGGEEFVLLIPDVTSTIAYSIAEKIRICIENTVSPIGKPITISIGIAEFPSHTKQQDKLFDLADQALYVSKSQGKNRSTIWNENL
- a CDS encoding DUF2161 domain-containing phosphodiesterase — translated: MTEKKKIQEADLYKPIQHYFTREGFDVYGEVKDCDIAAVKDDELIVVELKLNLSIELLIQATKRQRLTDQVYIAIPKPRYNKRSKRWSDLCHLVKRLELGLIIVSFTGNRKRMEMIFHPTTYSKQRKQQKWKRDSVLKEINGRSADYNIGGSSRTKIMTAYKENCIQIACYLIEFGELSPKKLVQLGTGTKTSSILTKNFYGWFHRVKRGIYTITDKGKLEIKEFPELLDYYLDKVKESE